Sequence from the Streptomyces sp. NBC_00358 genome:
GACCTGCCGGGCGCGCTCCTCGTGACGTCGGGCCTCGCGACCCTGGCGTACGGGATCGTGCGGACGGAGGCCGAGGGGTGGACGGCGGCGGCGACGCTGGTGCCGCTCTGCGCGGGAGCGGCTCTCCTCGGGGTCTTCCTGGTCGTCGAGGCGCGGACTGCGGCACCGCTGATGCCGCTGAAACTGCTGCGGCTGCGGTCGGTGTCCTCGGCGAACGCGGCCATGTTCGTCTCCGGCTCCGCGATGTTCTGCATGTGGTTCTTCATGACGCTGTACGCGCAGAACGTGCTCGGCTACTCGCCGCTCGGCGCGGGCCTCGCCCTGGTGCCGAGTTCGCTCGCGGTGGTCGTCGGCTCGAAGTCGGCGCCGCGCCTCATGCCGGTCGTCGGGGCGCGCAACGTGGCGGTTCTCGGCACGCTCCTGGCCGCGGCAGGCTTCGGCTGGCAGTCGACCATGACGGCGGACGGCCCGTACCTCACGGCGATCATGCTGCCGGGCATCCTGATGATGGCGGGCGCCGGCCTGGCCGCGACACCGCTGGCCGCTCTGGCGACTTCCGGCGCGGCGCCGGAGGACGCGGGGCTGGTGTCGGGCCTGGTCAACACCTCCCGGGTGATGGGTGGTTCGCTGGGACTCGCGGTCATGTTCACGATCGCGGCGACCCGTACAGGGGAAAGCACCTCCGGGGAGGCCCTCACCGCCGGGTACGCGCTGGCGTTCCGGGTCAGCGGGGTGCTGCTGCTGGCCGGGGCGGCACTGATGCTCGTATGGCTGCCGCGGACGATCCCGCGGCGGTGAGGCAACGAAATCCGGTGCTCGTGGACTCCTTCAAACATCTAGGAGGTGCTCATGGGGGATCGAAAACAGGCTCGGGACGAGGAGTTCCAGAGTTTCGTCGTCGGCCGCTGGCCGCGGCTGATGCGTACGGCGTTTCTCCTGACGGGGGAGCAGCACGGGGCGGAGGACCTGGTCCAGACGACGTTGGAGCAGGTGTACGTGGCCTGGCGCAGGGTCGGCGCGGCCGACGAACCGGAGGCGTACGTACGGCGCGTGATGATCAACGCGCACGCTCGCAAGCACCGCAGAAAGCTCAAGGAGTTCCTCGCTCCGAAGGACGACTCGGGACTGACGCACGAGGTCCCCGACAGCGGTGACCCGATCGCCCGCGCCGACGACCGCGGCGCGCTGCTCACCGCACTCGCCCAACTGCCCGCGCGCCAGCGCCAGGCGGTGGTCCTTCGCTACTGGGAGGACCTGAGTGAGAGCCAGACGGCAGAGGCGATGGGCTGCTCGGTGGGCGCCGTGAAGAGCAACGCGGCCAAGGGGATCGCGAAACTCCGCGTCATACCGGGCCTGTCGGACACGGTGACGCACGGAGGACGGAAGTGATGAACGCGAACCGGGAGACGAATAACGGCATGGCGACGGACACGGACATCGCCTTCCTGCTGGCCGAGGCGGCGGACGAGGTCGAGATCGGTATAGCCCCCTACCAGGCGGTGCTGCGCGGCGGACGCCGCCGCAAGGCACGCCGCTGGGCGATCGCGGCAGCGGCGGCGCTCGTCGTCGCCGGTTCCACGGGGACGCTGGCGCTGGCGGGGGGTACGCACGACGGCGGCGGCCGGGTCGCCCCGGCCGCGACACAGTCGGCTTCGCCGGAGCAGCGGCATGTGTTCAGGCCGCAGGTGACCACCGTGGCGCGGGGGACCGAACTCGGCAAGGAGTGGGGGGCACAGGTCCTGGTGTGGGGGGCGCCGTTGAACGCGGCGGAGGCGCGCCTTCAGCGGACCCGGATGAGCGCGTACGGAGTCTCCCCGACGGGGATCCGCGTCTCCTCGGGCCTTGTCGGCAAGGGGTGGGTCTTCGTCCGCCTGATCGTGGGTGACGGCGCGTGGAATACGGTGCTGGACGGAGCGGTGGAGAAGGGCGACAGGTTCTCGGGCAACGACCTCGAGTCCGCTTCGATGCCGTTTTGGTCCGGAGGGCCCGGTCAGGCCTCGGCGTCTCAGCGGCTCGTGATCGGCCAGGTCGCTCCGACCGCCCGGGAGGTCACCTGCACCTGGGACGACGGCACGACGATCAAGGCCACGAAAGCCGCCCCGGGGACCGGCCTCGGCGCGCACTTCGAGAATCTGATCCGGCCGGTGGACGGCTCCCAGTCGAACTGGTTCGTGTGCGTGGCCCCGGACGGCAAGCACTACAAGTCGGCGGTGGCGAAGGTGACGAAGGAATGACGGGTCTCCCGGGGTCCGGATTCGACATCGGGCCCCGGGAGTTGGGCTTGCCCGCCCCCCGGTAGCCGGGGGGCTGCCCGGGCCTCGGGGCGCGGGCTGTCCGACCCCCCCCTGGCAGCCGAGGCCCTTACCTACCGGCCGGGGAGAGCCGGCGGTCGACCGTTCGGTCCGGCCGACGGGCGTCGGCCGGCTACAGCCACCCCTGCTGGCGGGCCTCCCGCATCGCCTCCATGCGGTTGCGGGTGGCTGTCTTGCCGATGGCGGAGGAGAGGTAGTTGCGGACGGTCGACTCGGAGAGGTGCAGCTTGCCGGCGATGTCGGCGACGGTGGCGCCGTCCGCGGAGGCCTTCAGCACGTCGCACTCGCGGGCGGTGAGCGGATTGGGCCCGGCGCTCAGCGCGGCGGCGGCGAGCGCCGGATCGATGACGGTCTCCCCGGTCAGCACCCGCCGGATCGCCTCGGCCAGTTCCTCCACCGGCCCGTCCTTGACCAGGAACCCGGCGGCACCCGCCTCCATGGCCCGCCGCAGATATCCGGGGCGTCCGAAGGTGGTGAGGATCAGTACCCGGCAGTCGGGCGCCTGCTCACGCAGTTCGGCGGCGGCGTCCAGCCCGCTCTTCCCCGGCAACTCGATGTCCAGCAACGCCACATCGGGCCGGCTGATCAGCGCGGTGTCCACGATCTCGTCCCCGGCGGACACCTGCGCGACCACCTCGATGTCCGGTTCCATCCCGAGCAGCAGAGCGAGTGCCCCACGCATCATTCCCTGGTCCTCGGCGAGCAGGACACGGATGGACTTGGCGGGCCGGTGGTCCTGGGGCATCTCGTTCACGGGCCAAGAGTAGGGCGGGACAGGCCCCCGGTCCCTCGCGGTGTGCGTGTCGGTGGCCGCGTCGGGGGCCGATAAAAAAATCGTCCTCGTTCGAGTCCGCGAGTCTTGACGGTCCCCTGCTGCGGGCAAATAATCGCCTCGGAATTCAGGGATCCCCTTTGCAATTCCTGAGCTGGGTCGATTTTCGCAAACGTTCGGCATTTCGACCGTGAATTGGTTCGGTATTTCGATCGAACGTTGTCCGGTATCTCGACCAGGCACCCGCACTGCCCTACCAGGAACGGAAGAGGTGCACCGTGTTGTCATCCTTAGTGCCGTTGCGGCGTCTCAGAAGCGCGGCCCTGGCCGTGCTGTCGGTGATGGCGGCCGTCGTCGCGCTCGCCTTCGGCGCGCCGCAGGCCGCCGCCGCGGGGTCGCTCCCCTGCGACATCTACGCCACCGCGGGCACCCCCTGCGTCGCCGCGCACAGTCTCGTCAGAGCGCTCTACACGTCGTACAGCGGATCGCTCTACCAGGTGAAGCGCGCCTCCGACAGCGCCACCGCCGACATCGGCCTCCTGGCCGCCGGCGGATACGCGAACGCGGCCGCGCAGGACTCCTTCTGTTCGGGGACGACCTGCATCATCACCAAGATCTACGACCAGTCGTCGCGCCACAACGACCTCACGGTCGAGGGGGCCGGCGGGGCGGGAGCCGCCGATGTCGGAGCGCCCGCGGACGCCCTGCCGGTGACGGCCGGCGGTCACCAGGTCTACGGCCTGGAGATCTCGGCGGGCATGGGATACCGGGACAACTCCACCTCGGGCGTGGCCGTCAACGGGGCGGCCGAGGGGATGTACATGGTGACCTCCGGCACCCATGTGAACGGCAGTTGCTGCTTCGACTACGGCAACGCCGAGACCAACAACAAGGACACCGGCAACGGTCACATGGACGCGATCAACTTCGGCACCGAGTGCTGGTTCTCGCCCTGTTACGGCCAGGGCCCGTGGGTGCAGGCCGACCTGGAGAACGGGCTGTTCCAGTCGGACTCCGGATACAGCAAGAACACATCGAACACCGGAACCGGGGCGATGCCCTTCGTGACCGCTTTGCTGAAAAACAACGGTCAGGACCATTTCGCGCTGAAATACGGCAATGCCCAATCGGGCAGTCTCACGACCACCTATTCCGGGGGTGAACCCACCACCAGTGGCTACTCGCCCATGCATCAGGAGGGCGCGATCGTCCTGGGCACCGGCGGAGACAACAGCAACGGTTCCATCGGGTCCTTCTTCGAGGGCGTCATGACCTCCGGCATCCCGACGGACGCGGCCGACGCCTCGGTGCAGTCGAACATCGTCTCCGTCGGCTACGGCGCCGCGACCGGCAGCAGCGGCTCGCTGACGGCCGGTTCGGAGATCTCGCTGCGCGCGACCACCTCGTGCTGCACGACCGACTACATCCGCCACCAGGCCAACGCGGCGGTCGTCTCGGCGATCACGTCGAGCAGTTCGGCACTCGACAAGAGCGACGCCACCTGGATCGTCCGCAAGGGTCTCGCCGACAGTTCCTGCTACTCCTTCGAGTCACGCAACTACCCCGGCGACTTCCTGCGGCACTACAACTACCAGCTCCTCAGGCAACCCATGGTCGGCACCGCGCAGTTCAGACAGGACGCCACGTTCTGCGCGGGGACGGGGAAGAGCGGAACGGGGACCTCGTTCGCGTCGTACAACTACCCGACGAGATTCATCCGGCACTACAACTACAACGTCTACATAGCGAGTGACGGCGGCTCGAACGCCTTCGACAGTGCCACCTCGTGGACGGACGACGTGAGCTGGGCGGTCACGGCTCCCTGGGCTCCGTAGCGGTCGGTGAGGGCGCCGAGTCCACCCGTTCCGACGGGAGCTCGGCGCTGACTGCGAAGACGTCGCGCGAAGACGTCGCACAAAGACGTCGCACGACGACGGGCGTGGAGGCGGGCGTGGTGGTGGGCTTGCCCCGCGGGGCGCGCCCGTCGCCTGCCGTCGCCGTCCGTCGCCGTCCGTCGTCGCGCGGCGCTTCGCCGCCCTCGCCGGGCGGTGCCGCCCGGCGAGGGCGGGCTCAGCGGCCCGTCGGCAGGTTGGCTCCGCCGGTGCAGTCGAGGACGACGCCGGTCATGAACCCGTTGGTGGCCAGTAGGTGCAGGGCGCGGGCTATGTCGCCGGGCCGGCCCACCCGGCCCACCGGGGTGGTCTCGGTGAGCCCCTGGAACAGGGTCTCGCGCTGCGCGGCGGGTACGGCGTCCCACCACGGTGTGTCCACGACCCCCGGGGAGACGGCGTTGATCCGCAGCGGGGCCAGTTCGACGGCGAGCGGCGGGACCATCGCCTCCAGGGCCCCGTTGATCGCGGCGAGCCCCGCCGACCCGGGGAACGCGGCGCGCGCGGAGGCGGCGGTCACCAGCGTCACGGAGCCGTCCGCGCGCAGGTGCGGCAGGGCGGCCCGCAGGATACGGACGTAGGGCCAGAACTTCGCGGCGAATCCGGTCTCCAGCTCGGCGAGGTCCAGTTCGGCGAACAGGCCGGAACCCGCGGCCCCGCTGAGCGTGAGGATCAGGTGGTCCACCGGGCCCGACTGCGCGAAGAACGCGTCGATCTGGGCCGGGTCCGTGCCGTCGAGACCGTACGTGGTCGTCTTGCCGCCGATCCGCTCGGCCGCGGTCTCCAGCTTCTCCCTGTCGCGGCCGGTGATGACCACCTCGGCTCCGTCCGAGGCGAAGAGGGCCGCGGCGGCCTCGCCGATTCCGGAGCTGCCGCCCATCACGACGGCGCGCTGCCCGGCGAGCGGGAGGGCCGGGGAGGTGCTGGTGCTCGTGCTGATGTCTGTGCCGGTGCTGTTCGTGGTGCTCGTGGTGCTCGGGGTGGTGCTCATGACGTGGCTTCCCCTTCTGGAGCGTCGAGGCTCTGAGGCTCTGTCGAGCCACTTGACGAGACTGGTGGTCTCGTTAAAGTGTTACCGAGACTGCTGGTCTCGTCAAGTGTCGGCAGGGTCGACGGGGCGGAATGGGAGAGGATCGGGCCATGGAAGCGAACGACGCACCGGCGAGGCGGCCGGACCGTGCCCCGGGCGGCGACGGCACCCGTGACGAGGAGGCGTCCGCCGGCGCGCTCCCGGGCGGCCCCGCCTCCGCGCACCCTGTATCGAGGTCCGCCGTATCCGGTGTCCGGGGCGGTGACGAGAGCCTGACCTGGGGCGTTGCCGGGTCGCCCGGTTCCGGGCATCCCGTACCGGGGCGCGCCGTATCCGGCGTGGGGCGTGGTGGCGAGGGTCTGACCGGGGGCGTTGCCGGGGGTCCCGCTTCCGGGCGCCCCGCCTCCGAGGCTGCCGCGTCGGGCGGCGTCCGCGCGGCCGGGGGAGCGGCGCGCGCCCCTGTCGCGGGCGGTGCCGTGTCCGGCGGCTCCGGACCGGGTGACTCCGTGGCGGACGAGGCCGCGCGCGACGTGGCGGACGAGACCGCCGGCGACGCCGGGGCCGTGGTGCGTCCGCATACCGGGCGGCGGCGGAACGAGGCTGTCCGGCGGGCGATCCTCGACGCGGCCCTGCGCCTGCTCGTGGACTCGGAGGGCGCACCCATCACCGTGGAGGCCGTCGCCCGCGCGGCGGGCGTGGGCAAGCAGACCCTCTACCGCTGGTGGCCCTCGAAGGGGGCCGTACTCCTGGACGCGCTCACCGACCGCGCCGGCCAGGACGTGCCGCCGCCCGACACCGGTTCACTCCGCGAGGACCTGCGCACGGTCGTCGCCGCCACCTTCGACGCCTCCCAGCGTGCCCCCTGGGCCCCGGCCCTGCGCACCCTCGTCCACGAGGCGGCCGCCGACCCCCACCTCGCCGAACTGCTGCGCACGTACACGGGAACCCGGCGCGACCTCCTGCGCGGCGTACTCGACCGCGGCCGTGCCCGGGGGGAGCTCCCCGCCGACCGAGACCTCGACCTGATGGTCGACCAGGTCTACGGCCTGTTCTGGTATCGCTTCCTGCTCGGCCACGCCCCCCTCGACCGGGCGGCCGCCGAACGCCTCACCGACTCCCTGCTCGGGGACGACGGCCCGTAGCCTCCGCAGGAGGCGCCGATCAGATCCCTGCCTCCGTCAAGTCGGCTGCCTCCACCGGGAGTTCGGCCCGCACCTCGAAGCCGCCGCGTGGGGTCCGCCCCGCGCTCAGGGAGCCGCCGGCCGTGGCGAGGCGTTCGGTGAGGCCCTTCAGGCCGGTGCCGCCGACGCCCGGTTCGGGATCGGCGGGCGTGGCTTCGGTGCCGTTGTCGGAGACGGTCAGACGGACGAGGTCAGGGGTGCCGTCGACGGTGATCTCACAGCGGGTCGCGTCACTGTGGCGCACGACGTTGGTGACCGCCTCGCGGAGCACCCAGCCGAGCAGCGCCTCCGTCTGCGGGACGAGCGGTGGCCCGGACTGCCGTACGACCGGTTCCACCCGCGCCGCGGACAGCGCCGAGCGGGCGCGGTCCAGCTCCGTGGCGAGGCTGCCCTCGCGATACCCGGTGACCGCCTCGCGGATCTCCGTCAGGGCCTGTCTGCCGACCGACTCGATGTCCGTGACCTGGACGAGCGCCGCGTCCATGTCGCGCGGGGCCAGCCTGCGGGCCGCCTCCGACTTCACCACGATGACCGAGAGCGTGTGCCCGAGCAGGTCGTGCAGGTCGCGGGAGAAGCGCATGCGTTCCTTCTCGACCGCCCGGCGCGCCAACTCCTCGCGGGCCTCGCGCAGTTCACGTACCGCCTCGGAGAGGGAGAGGATCGCGGCCGTCACCATCGTGGACAGGAAGGTGCCGTAGGCGATGTTCAACGCGTCCCAGCCCGCCCGGACCGCGGAGACAGCCGCGGCGAGCGCCGTCAGACCGAGGCCGATCTGCCCGAGCCAGGGGCCGCGCGTCACCGCCCCGGTGGCCAGCCCGAGCAGCGGGAAGAAGTACAGCCAGCTTCCGCCGTACCCGAGGGCCAGCGCACAGGTGATCACGCCCATCAGGACGAGTGCCACCCGGGTCGACCGTGCCTCCCGCTTCGTCCTCACGAACGCGCGGAACGTCACGTAGATGTACAGGGAGTTGAAGACGAACAGGCCGAGGCCGCCGATCCAGGGCTGCGGCGTCCTGCCCTGGAGGAGGTTGGAGAAGGAACCCATCCCCAGCAGCAGCCACGGCAGCAGCGCGAAGCCCGTCGGCGGCGGTCCCGGGTTCTCCGGCATCTCGCCGCCGTTCCTGCGCGCGGCCCGCTGCCCGGCCTTGAACCGCTCCACGTCGGCCTTCCAGCGGATCCGCTCGGCCCGCCACACGCGGACCTGGCAGCCGATGCTCTTCATCAAGGGCATGTCCCGTTCCCCGTTCAGACGGTTCGTGCGGATCGACGGTACGAGAGCACAGCGTACGAACCGAACACCAGCAGCCAGGCGGTCAGTACCGCCACCGCCCCGAGGCCCGGCGCCCGGCCCTCGGTGACCGACACGCCGAGCTGGGCGAAGCGGTTCGTGGGCGTGTACGCCGATATCGAGCGCAGCCAGCCCGGGAACAGGGCGAGCGGGAACCACAGGCCGCCGACCACCGCGAGCCCCAGATTGCACACCATGTTCGCCACGCCCGTGGTCTGCGCGGTCATCCGGTAGCCGTTGCCGAGGCCCAGCAGAGTGAAGGGGATCGAGCCCAGCCACAGCAGCACGGCCGTCGCGGCCCACTGCCAGACGTCCAGCCGTACGCCGTCGACCAGGCCGCCGGCCGCCAGTACCGCGACGATCGCGGGCAGCACGGTCACCGAACCGGTCAGCGCCCGCCCGAGCACCACCTCGCGCGGTGTCATCGGCGTCACCCGAAGCTGCCGCAGCCAGCCGGTCACCTTGTCCTCGGCGACCCCGCCACCGGTGTTCAGCGCCGAGCCGACCGCGCCGTACGCGGCCATGCCGACCATCGACGCCGTCCGCCACCCGTCGTCGTCGCCACCGCCGAGGTTGGTGAACAGCAGATACATCATCACCGGCATCGCGACGCCACCGATCACGAAGCCGGTGTCGCGCAGCGTCCGGCGTACTTCGAGCCGCAGATAGTCGAACATCACATCTTCTCCCGAGCGTCTGAGGTGAGGGCCATGAACGCGTCGTCCAGGGACGCCGGGACGACCTCAAGGCCGCGAATCGCGCCCCGTTCGGCCAGCGCGACCACCGTCGCGTCCGAGTCCTCCGTACGCAGCCGGGCGCGCTCCCCGCGCACCTCCACCGCCACCACGCCGGGCAGCAGCGCCAGGCCCTCCGGCCCGTGCCCCGCGAGGTCGAAGGAGACCAGACTGCCGCCCGCCGCCCGCTTGAGCTCCTCGCCGGTCCCGTTCGCGACGATCCGCCCCCGGTCGATGACGACGATCCGGTCGGCGTGCGCGTCGGCCTCCTCCAGATAGTGCGTGGAGAAGAGCACGGTGTGGCCGCGCAGGGCGTAGGCCCGCATCGACTCCCAGAAGGCGTGCCGTGCCTCCACGTCGAGCGCGGCGGTCGGCTCGTCGAGCACGATCAGCGCGGGGTTCCCGGCGAGCGCCACCGCGAACCGGACCCGCTGCGCCTGCCCGCCGGACAGCCGGTCGACGCGCCGTCCGGCCAGTTCCGGGATGCCGGCGAGCCGCAGTGCCTCGGCCACCGGCAGCGGCGCGGGATAGCGCCCCGCCACGAAGGAGACGAGCTCCTGGACGGTGACCCGCGGCACCGGCCGGGTGTCCTGCAGCATCGCGCCGACCCGTCCGGCGCGCACCGACTCCTCCGGACGCCCTCCGAAGAGCGCGACCTCGCCCTCGTCCGGCTCGTCCAGACCGAGCAGCAGCGAGATCGCCGTCGACTTGCCCGCGCCGTTGCGGCCGAGCAGCGCCACCGTCTCGCCGGGCGCCACGTCGAGATCGAGACCCGCCACGGCGCGTACGTCGCCGAAGGTCCTGACCGCCCCCCTGAAGGACACCGCCGGTGGTGTCCCCGTGGCCCCCGTCCCCGCGGGCGTTCCCGCCGTCGTCACCGTGGTCGTCGCCGCGGTCGTCCCCGTCGTCCGTGTCATGGAAACGACGCTAGGGGTCCGGGCGGGTGCTCCGGCAGATGCACATGTCGGCGATCGGCCGGGACAAATGTCACGGCCGACCGCCGCGGCACGGTCCCGCGAAGAGGCGTCGTGGCGACTCGATCTGACATGGCGTCAGTAGTCTTCACAAGTAATGGGCGCTGGGCTATACAAGGGGTCGCCGGACTGGAACGCGTTCTAGAACGAGCGGGTTCCACGGCCCAGTGTCGACCTCGGTGCGGCCGACGGTGCGGACGGCCGCACCGAGGTCTTTCGCGCAGTCGAGTCAGGAGCCACATGCCCATTGACGCCGCCAAGGCCGTCGCAGCGGAACCGCGGACCGGAGAGATCTCCTGGACCTCCAAGGACGTCCAGCTCTACCACCTGGGCCTGGGCGCGGGCGTCCCCGCGACCGACCCCGACGAGCTGCGCTACACCCTCGAATCCAGGCTGCACGTCCTGCCGAGCTTCGCCACCGTCGCGGGCGCCGGCTCGCCGGGCGTGATCAGCGGTCTGTCCATGCCCGGCGTCGACGTGGACCTCGCCCGCGTCCTGCACGGCGGCCAGACCGTCCTGCTGCACCGGCCGATCCCCGCCGAGGGCACGGCGACGGCCACCGGGCGCATCGCGGCGGTGTACGACAAGGGCAAGGCCGCCATCCTCGTGATGCGCACCGAAGTGGCCGACGCCGAGGGCCCGTTGTGGACGAACGATGCCCAGATCTTCGTACGGGGCGAGGGTGGCTGGGGCGGCGACCGAGGTCCCGGCACCCGCCTGGAAGCGCCGACGGGCCCGCCGGACCGAACCGTCGAACGCCCGATCCGCGAGGACCAGGCCCTGCTCTACCGGCTCTCCGGGGACTGGAACCCGCTGCACGCCGACCCCGAGTTCGCCAAGCTCGCCGGATTCGACCGGCCGATCCTGCACGGCCTGTGCACGTACGGCATGACGCTCAAGGCCGTCGTCGACACCCTGCTCGGCGGCGACGTGACCCGCGTCCGCTCGTACACCACCCGCTTCGCCGGAGTCGTCTTCCCCGGCGAGACCCTGCGCGTCCGTATGTGGCGGCGCGACGGTGAGGTCCGGGTCGCGGTGAGCGCGGTCGAACGGGACGACGCGCCGGTCCTCGCCGACACCGTCGTCGATCACGTCTGACACCTTACGAACCGTCCTGAGGGGAGCCGCACCATGCGCGCAGCCATACAGCACGAGATAGGCCAGGACAAACTCGAAGTCCTCGACGACATCGAGGCGGTGGGCTTCGGACCCGGCAAGGTGCGCATCCGGGTACGGGCCACGGGGCTGTGCCATTCGGACCTGTCCGCGATGAACGGCGTCCTGCCGCAGCCCGCGCCGTTCGTCCCCGGACACGAGGGCGCCGGCGAGGTCACCGAGGTCGGCGACGGCGTCACCCATGTGAAGCCCGGCGACCGGGTCGTCGTCTGCTGGCTGCCGGCCTGCGGCCTCTGTCCCGCCTGCAAGCGCGGCCAGACGGAACTGTGCCTGGCAGGTTTCATGAATGCGGGCACCCCCAACTTCAAGCGCCCCGGCGGTGACGTGTTCGGCTTCGCCGGCACCGGTACCTTCGCCGAGGAGGTGGTCGTCGCCGCGGGCTGCGCGGTCCCCATCCCGGACGACGTGCCCTTCGACATCGCCGCCCTGATCGGCTGCGGTGTCACCACGGGACTCGGCGCGGCCCTCAACACCGCCGACGTGGAGGCCGGTTCATCGGTCGCCGTGATCGGCTGCGGAGGCGTCGGCATCTCCGCGATCCAGGGCGCCCGGCTCAAGGGGGCCGCCGAGATCGTCGCCGTCGACCCGGTCGCCTCACGCCGCGAGGCCGCGCTCCGCTTCGGCGCCACCCGGGCCGTCGCGCCCGACGAACTCGCCGACGCCAAGCAGTCGGTGACCGCGGGCGAGGGCTTCGACTACGTCTTCGAGGTCGTCGGCAGGTCCGCCACCGCACGCACCGCCTACGACCACACCCGCCGCGGCGGAACCCTGGTCGTCGTCGGAGCCGGCGCCATGGACGACCACCTCCAGCTCAACATGTTCGAGCTGTTCTTCGACGAGAAGCGCATCCTGCCCTCCATGTACGGCGGCGGGGACGTCCTCCGTTCCTACGAGCGCACGATCGCTCTGTGGCGCGCGGGCCGCATCGACCTCGAAGGCCTGATCACCCACCGGGTACCGCTGGCCGAGATCAACGAGGCGCTCGACCAGATGCGTTCGGGCACCGCGCTGCGGACGTGCATCGAGATCTGACCCGGCCACGACCGCGGAGGACCTCCACGGCGCCGGGACCCTCCACGACGCCGAGGGCGCCCCGGGCCGCGGAGGACCACCCCCACGACAACCGT
This genomic interval carries:
- a CDS encoding MFS transporter codes for the protein MTPMLRAAEDTRTPARIAPPTWVVIALACAGQFLVVLDVSVVNVALPSMRTDLGLSAPGLQWVVNAYSMAFAGFMLLGGRAGDLYGRKRMFLVGLALFTLASAAGGLAQEGTQLLLARAAQGLGAAVLAPSTLTILTSAVPEGAARARAIATWTAVGAGGGAAGGLVGGLLVDGLSWRWVLLINVPVGVVVLAAAAHWLVESRAGDGRRLDLPGALLVTSGLATLAYGIVRTEAEGWTAAATLVPLCAGAALLGVFLVVEARTAAPLMPLKLLRLRSVSSANAAMFVSGSAMFCMWFFMTLYAQNVLGYSPLGAGLALVPSSLAVVVGSKSAPRLMPVVGARNVAVLGTLLAAAGFGWQSTMTADGPYLTAIMLPGILMMAGAGLAATPLAALATSGAAPEDAGLVSGLVNTSRVMGGSLGLAVMFTIAATRTGESTSGEALTAGYALAFRVSGVLLLAGAALMLVWLPRTIPRR
- a CDS encoding SigE family RNA polymerase sigma factor → MGDRKQARDEEFQSFVVGRWPRLMRTAFLLTGEQHGAEDLVQTTLEQVYVAWRRVGAADEPEAYVRRVMINAHARKHRRKLKEFLAPKDDSGLTHEVPDSGDPIARADDRGALLTALAQLPARQRQAVVLRYWEDLSESQTAEAMGCSVGAVKSNAAKGIAKLRVIPGLSDTVTHGGRK
- a CDS encoding response regulator transcription factor — encoded protein: MPQDHRPAKSIRVLLAEDQGMMRGALALLLGMEPDIEVVAQVSAGDEIVDTALISRPDVALLDIELPGKSGLDAAAELREQAPDCRVLILTTFGRPGYLRRAMEAGAAGFLVKDGPVEELAEAIRRVLTGETVIDPALAAAALSAGPNPLTARECDVLKASADGATVADIAGKLHLSESTVRNYLSSAIGKTATRNRMEAMREARQQGWL
- a CDS encoding alpha-L-arabinofuranosidase B: MAAVVALAFGAPQAAAAGSLPCDIYATAGTPCVAAHSLVRALYTSYSGSLYQVKRASDSATADIGLLAAGGYANAAAQDSFCSGTTCIITKIYDQSSRHNDLTVEGAGGAGAADVGAPADALPVTAGGHQVYGLEISAGMGYRDNSTSGVAVNGAAEGMYMVTSGTHVNGSCCFDYGNAETNNKDTGNGHMDAINFGTECWFSPCYGQGPWVQADLENGLFQSDSGYSKNTSNTGTGAMPFVTALLKNNGQDHFALKYGNAQSGSLTTTYSGGEPTTSGYSPMHQEGAIVLGTGGDNSNGSIGSFFEGVMTSGIPTDAADASVQSNIVSVGYGAATGSSGSLTAGSEISLRATTSCCTTDYIRHQANAAVVSAITSSSSALDKSDATWIVRKGLADSSCYSFESRNYPGDFLRHYNYQLLRQPMVGTAQFRQDATFCAGTGKSGTGTSFASYNYPTRFIRHYNYNVYIASDGGSNAFDSATSWTDDVSWAVTAPWAP
- a CDS encoding SDR family oxidoreductase — encoded protein: MSTTPSTTSTTNSTGTDISTSTSTSPALPLAGQRAVVMGGSSGIGEAAAALFASDGAEVVITGRDREKLETAAERIGGKTTTYGLDGTDPAQIDAFFAQSGPVDHLILTLSGAAGSGLFAELDLAELETGFAAKFWPYVRILRAALPHLRADGSVTLVTAASARAAFPGSAGLAAINGALEAMVPPLAVELAPLRINAVSPGVVDTPWWDAVPAAQRETLFQGLTETTPVGRVGRPGDIARALHLLATNGFMTGVVLDCTGGANLPTGR
- a CDS encoding TetR/AcrR family transcriptional regulator, with translation MEANDAPARRPDRAPGGDGTRDEEASAGALPGGPASAHPVSRSAVSGVRGGDESLTWGVAGSPGSGHPVPGRAVSGVGRGGEGLTGGVAGGPASGRPASEAAASGGVRAAGGAARAPVAGGAVSGGSGPGDSVADEAARDVADETAGDAGAVVRPHTGRRRNEAVRRAILDAALRLLVDSEGAPITVEAVARAAGVGKQTLYRWWPSKGAVLLDALTDRAGQDVPPPDTGSLREDLRTVVAATFDASQRAPWAPALRTLVHEAAADPHLAELLRTYTGTRRDLLRGVLDRGRARGELPADRDLDLMVDQVYGLFWYRFLLGHAPLDRAAAERLTDSLLGDDGP
- a CDS encoding sensor histidine kinase, translated to MPLMKSIGCQVRVWRAERIRWKADVERFKAGQRAARRNGGEMPENPGPPPTGFALLPWLLLGMGSFSNLLQGRTPQPWIGGLGLFVFNSLYIYVTFRAFVRTKREARSTRVALVLMGVITCALALGYGGSWLYFFPLLGLATGAVTRGPWLGQIGLGLTALAAAVSAVRAGWDALNIAYGTFLSTMVTAAILSLSEAVRELREAREELARRAVEKERMRFSRDLHDLLGHTLSVIVVKSEAARRLAPRDMDAALVQVTDIESVGRQALTEIREAVTGYREGSLATELDRARSALSAARVEPVVRQSGPPLVPQTEALLGWVLREAVTNVVRHSDATRCEITVDGTPDLVRLTVSDNGTEATPADPEPGVGGTGLKGLTERLATAGGSLSAGRTPRGGFEVRAELPVEAADLTEAGI
- a CDS encoding ABC transporter permease, producing the protein MFDYLRLEVRRTLRDTGFVIGGVAMPVMMYLLFTNLGGGDDDGWRTASMVGMAAYGAVGSALNTGGGVAEDKVTGWLRQLRVTPMTPREVVLGRALTGSVTVLPAIVAVLAAGGLVDGVRLDVWQWAATAVLLWLGSIPFTLLGLGNGYRMTAQTTGVANMVCNLGLAVVGGLWFPLALFPGWLRSISAYTPTNRFAQLGVSVTEGRAPGLGAVAVLTAWLLVFGSYAVLSYRRSARTV
- a CDS encoding ABC transporter ATP-binding protein; the encoded protein is MSFRGAVRTFGDVRAVAGLDLDVAPGETVALLGRNGAGKSTAISLLLGLDEPDEGEVALFGGRPEESVRAGRVGAMLQDTRPVPRVTVQELVSFVAGRYPAPLPVAEALRLAGIPELAGRRVDRLSGGQAQRVRFAVALAGNPALIVLDEPTAALDVEARHAFWESMRAYALRGHTVLFSTHYLEEADAHADRIVVIDRGRIVANGTGEELKRAAGGSLVSFDLAGHGPEGLALLPGVVAVEVRGERARLRTEDSDATVVALAERGAIRGLEVVPASLDDAFMALTSDAREKM